The following proteins are encoded in a genomic region of Phalacrocorax carbo chromosome 2, bPhaCar2.1, whole genome shotgun sequence:
- the RNF182 gene encoding E3 ubiquitin-protein ligase RNF182 encodes MTSQLPEESVETQSSDELECKICYNRYNLRQRKPKVLECCHRVCAKCLCKIIDFGDSPQGVIVCPFCRFETCLPDDEVSSLPDDNNILLNLACGGKGKKCLPDNPTELLLTPKRLASLVSPSHTSSNCLVITIMEVQRESPQTLNSTPVVEFYRPTSFDSVATVSHNWTVWNCTSLLFQTSIRVLVWLLGLLYFSSLPLGIYLLVSKKVTLGVVFVSLVPSSLVILMVYGFCQCVCHEVLDCMSS; translated from the coding sequence ATGACCAGTCAACTACCAGAGGAGTCTGTGGAGACCCAGAGCTCAGATGAGCTTGAGTGCAAGATCTGTTACAACCGTTATAACCTGCGACAGAGAAAACCCAAAGTGCTGGAGTGTTGTCACAGAGTATGTGCCAAATGCCTTTGCAAGATCATAGACTTTGGTGATTCCCCACAAGGAGTCATAGTATGCCCGTTCTGCAGGTTTGAAACATGCCTGCCAGACGATGAGGTTAGTAGTCTTCCTGATGACAACAACATCCTTCTGAATTTAGCTtgtgggggaaagggaaagaagtgcCTACCAGACAACCCAACAGAACTGTTGCTGACTCCCAAAAGGTTGGCGTCTCTGGTTAGCCCTTCTCACACCTCTTCTAACTGCCTGGTTATAACAATCATGGAAGTACAAAGAGAAAGTCCCCAGACTCTGAACTCAACCCCTGTGGTGGAATTTTACAGGCCTACGAGTTTTGACTCTGTTGCAACTGTATCCCACAACTGGACAGTGTGGAACTGCACATCTTTGCTCTTCCAGACCTCAATTCGGGTGCTAGTGTGGTTGCTAGGGTTGCTGTACTTCAGTTCCTTGCCTTTAGGGATTTATTTACTGGTATCTAAGAAAGTCACCCTTGGGGTTGTCTTTGTAAGCCTTGTTCCTTCGAGCCTTGTTATTCTCATGGTTTATGGCTTTTGCCAGTGTGTCTGCCATGAAGTTCTAGACTGCATGTCGTCTTGA